The following proteins come from a genomic window of Trifolium pratense cultivar HEN17-A07 linkage group LG4, ARS_RC_1.1, whole genome shotgun sequence:
- the LOC123919779 gene encoding probable esterase D14L has protein sequence MGIVEEAHNVKVVGSGSRFIVLAHGFGTDQSVWKHLVPHLLDEFRVILYDNMGSGTTNPEYFDFERYSTLEGYAYDLLAILEELQVNSCIFVGHSVSAMIGTVASISRPDLFAKVIMISASPRYLNDRDYFGGFEQEDLDQLFDAMSSNYKSWCSGFAPMAIGGDMESVAVQEFSRTLFNMRPDIALSVLQTIFNSDMRQILGLVTVPCHIIQSMKDLAVPVVVAEYLHQHVGGESIVEVMSTEGHLPQLSSPDVVIPVILKHIRHDIAA, from the exons ATGGGAATAGTTGAAGAAGCACACAACGTGAAAGTTGTAGGATCAGGTTCAAGGTTTATAGTTCTAGCACATGGATTTGGAACAGATCAATCTGTATGGAAACACCTCGTACCTCATCTTCTAGATGAGTTTCGTGTCATACTTTATGATAACATGGGATCTGGTACAACTAATCctgaatattttgattttgaaagatACTCAACCTTAGAAGGATATGCTTATGATTTACTTGCAATCTTAGAAGAACTTCAAGTTAATTCATGTATCTTTGTTGGTCATTCTGTTTCTGCTATGATTGGAACTGTTGCATCAATTTCTCGACCTGATCTTTTTGCTAAAGTTATCATGATTTCTGCTTCACCAAG GTATTTGAACGACAGGGATTACTTTGGAGGATTTGAACAAGAAGATTTGGATCAATTATTCGATGCTATGTCATCAAATTACAAATCATGGTGTTCAGGATTTGCTCCAATGGCGATTGGTGGTGACATGGAATCAGTGGCAGTACAAGAATTTAGTCGAACTTTGTTCAACATGAGACCAGACATAGCACTAAGTGTGttacaaacaatttttaatagtGACATGAGACAAATATTAGGTCTCGTCACTGTCCCATGCCACATTATACAAAGTATGAAAGATTTAGCGGTTCCAGTCGTGGTTGCGGAGTATCTCCACCAACATGTTGGTGGAGAGTCTATTGTGGAAGTTATGTCAACTGAGGGTCATTTACCGCAGTTAAGCTCACCGGATGTTGTTATTCCGGTGATACTCAAACATATTCGTCATGATATTGCGGCTTGA
- the LOC123919778 gene encoding uncharacterized protein LOC123919778: MDMPQDPPLNNELQSNPHVEISTVAPENIVWGSKDPSDGRIWIRSAPGNNFEPESTVRGAITKIFKENFQGAWSCWSAVDPTTQDFWFADFKAKYKWLEKDEASIKKSFNSRGTLALKNALFKVRSGKDKGEWIDEDKLKELTDQWKGEKWQNISKINTQNRKSQAGHNVHSGGSISAREHAKKMRMELNREPTCFEVYQRMHKPKEKSNEWFNKEQALIAESYQTKLFERNSQIGEGSNQQSDDSIYMEVVGGINKKGHIFGLGSQAATIKESLKFSPSISTDVVQSDKVAAMEAKIEALTVELEQKNLEQETLKQKMEHWEQILGRFVPSINQNSPGQLGREGDNENYEMDTNENYVMDDEDDVLDDEA, translated from the exons ATGGATATGCCACAAGATCCTCCCCTCAATAATGAGTTGCAATCAAATCCACATGTTGAAATATCTACTGTAGCACCGGAGAATATCGTGTGGGGGTCAAAAGATCCATCAGATGGACGAATTTGGATTAGATCTGCCCCTGGAAATAA CTTTGAACCAGAATCTACAGTGAGGGGTGCTATTACGAAAATCtttaaagaaaattttcaaGGCGCATGGTCATGTTGGAGTGCTGTTGATCCGACCACACAAGATTTTTGGTTTGCTGACTTTAAG GCCAAATACAAATGGCTTGAAAAGGATGAAGCTAGCATTAAAAAAAGCTTTAATAGTAGGGGAACATTGGCCCTGAAAAATGCTTTGTTCAAGGTTCGTAGCGGTAAAGATAAAGGTGAATGGATTGATGAAGACAAGTTAAAAGAATTAACGGATCAATGGAAAGGTGAAAAGTGGCAAAATATTTCTAAGATTAATACACAAAACAGAAAGTCTCAAGCTGGACATAATGTGCACAGTGGAGGATCCATTTCTGCTAGAGAACATGCCAAAAAAATG AGGATGGAATTGAATAGAGAGCCAACCTGTTTTGAGGTTTATCAGAGAATGCATAAACCAAAGGAAAAATCAAATGAGTGGTTTAACAAAGAACAAGCTCTGATAGCT GAAAGTTACCAAACTAAATTGTTTGAGAGAAATTCTCAAATAGGTGAGGGTAGTAACCAACAATCTGATGATAGTATATACATGGAAGTTGTTGGAGGCATTAACAAGAAGGGACACATATTTGGATTGGGATCTCAAGCTGCCACTATCAAAGaatctttgaaattttctcCTTCAATTTCTACTGATGTGGTACAGTCAGATAAAGTTGCTGCTATGGAGGCTAAGATCGAAGCATTAACCGTTGAACTTGAGCAAAAGAATCTTGAACAAGAAACGTTAAAACAAAAGATGGAGCATTGGGAGCAGATTTTGGGAAGGTTTGTGCCTAGTATTAATCAAAACTCCCCGGGTCAACTTGGAAGAGAAGGTGATAATGAAAATTATGAGATGGatactaatgaaaattatgtgatggatgatgaagatgatgtgtTGGATGATGAAGCTTAG